DNA from Salinibacterium sp. dk2585:
CCCTCAGTCCCTCGGTCGTGAGTGCGTCGACATACCCGGATGCGTCGCCCGCGAGCAGCACACGGCCGGCGGTGCGCGCCGTCGTGCGCTGGGGGAAGGGCCCAGCCCCACGCGGCTCCGTGACGGCCTCAGCGTCACCGAGTTGCTCACCGAGAGCTGGAGTCGCACGCACTGCGGCGTTGTATCCGATGCCGCGCGGGCCAAGCACGGTGACGTCGACGAGGTCGGGACTGACGGGCACGACCGTGACCTCCGCGTCCGGTCCGTAGTGCACCTCGATGAGGTCGCTCCACGGTTCCACACGGAAGTGCCGGCGCACGCCGAACCGCTCAACGCGGCGGCGTGAGCTGTCAGTGAGGCCGGCAAGCCGCGCCGTCGCCGACCGGAGGCCGTCGCATCCGAGGAGCCATTTGGCGCGGATGGTCTCGCCGAGGTCGGTGAAGGCGGTGACGGCGTAGTCGTCCTGGGTCAGGCCCTGGAGCCTGCCGTAGCCGCGAACGATGCCGAGTTCCTCGGCGCGATTCGTGAGGAGTGCGTGAAGCACGGTGCGTCGCAGGCCGACCGCGACCCCGCGTTCGAATCTGTGCTCGACGCGCCAGGGGTCATCGTCGGGCCCCCCGTGGAAGGCGATCCCGCGGAGCGCCTGGCCCTGCGGTTCGACGCCGAGGCGCTGCAGCATGGGCAGGGCGCCGGGCAGCAGGCTTTCGCCGCAGGCCTTGTCGATCACGCCGATCCGCGGCTCAATCACCGCTACCGACATCCCTTCCAGGCGGGCCTCGATAGCCGCGGCGAGGCCCACTGGACCGCCACCCACTACGAGAACCTCACTCATCAGACCACCCCGGCTCCGAAGCCACGGCGGGCTCGAACGGTGGTGGGGCTGGACATGGGCAGACCGTAGCACGGGCCCCGCAAATAGAGAGGTGTGAGTTTGCTCAGCGGTATCGACCCGTGATCTGCGCGTACACTCGGAAGCGGTGAGTCGGGAAGTCTGGTCGACGCGTCCCTCACCAACCCTGCACACAGGAGAGCCATGTCACAAGGCCAGCACCGCACCCTCTTCGGCTTCGGTCGCTACAGCGAAGCCGTCCGCATCACCGAGATCCTCCGCAAGGAGACCGTCGGTGGTGCGATCCTCGTGGCGGCGGCGCTCGTCGCCATCGTGTGGGCGAACTCCCCCTGGGCGGATGCCTACTTCGCCCTGCGTGACTTCCGCATCGGCTATGCACCGTGGCACCTCGAGCTAAGTATCGGCCATTGGGCCTCCGACGGGCTGCTCGCAATCTTCTTCTTCCTCGTGGGCCTCGAGCTCAAGCGCGAGTTCGTCGCGGGCGACCTCCGCAAGCCCGTCACGGCCCTCGTGCCGGTCGCGGCTGCCATCGGCGGAGTCGTCGTGCCCGCCCTCATCTACGTTGGGATCAACTGGGGCAACCCGCTGGCCATGCGCGGCTGGGCCACCCCCACGGCGACCGATATCGCCTTCGCCGTCGCAGTGCTCGCGATCATCGGCTCGGGCCTCCCGACGGCGCTCCGCATCTTCCTGCTGACCCTTGCAGTCGTGGATGACCTCATCGCGATCGTCATCATCGCCGTCTTCTACACGACCGAGATCCAGCTCACCCCGCTCCTGATCGCCCTCGTGCCACTCGCGGTCTACGCGTTCCTTGCGCAGCGCTACCGCCACATCTTCGGGCGTCACCGTGCGAGCGCGTGGATCATCCTGCTCCCCATCGGCGTGGTCGTCTGGGCGCTCGTGCACGCCTCCGGCATCCACGCGACGATCGCTGGCGTCGTGCTGGGCTTCATGATTCCCGTGCTGCGCAAGAACACGAGCGACAACGGGCCCGGCCTCGCGGAGATCCTCGAGCACAGGGTGCGGCCGCTCTCGGCCGGCGTCGCGGTGCCGATCTTCGCCTTCTTCGCTGCCGGCGTCGCGATCGGCGGCTGGGAGGGCTTCAGCAATTCGCTCGGCGACACCATCACACTCGGCATCATCGCGGGCCTCGTGATCGGCAAGCCCATCGGAATCCTTGGCACCACCTGGCTGCTCTCCCGCCTCCGCGGCGTCAATCTCGACCCGACCCTGCGTTGGGTCGACCTTTTCGGCGTCTCGCTGCTCGCCGGCATCGGGTTCACGGTCTCGCTGCTCGTCGCGGAACTGAGTTTCGGCGCCGGTGTGCTCAACGACCACGCCAAGGTCGGCATCCTTTGCGCCTCCGTGCTGGCCGCCCTCATTGGCGCCGTCGTGCTCCGTTCGCGCAGCCGGCACTACAAGAGGCTCGCCGCGATGGAAAAGATTGACGAGGACGCCGACGGCATCCCGGATGTCTACCAGCAGCGAGGCGACAGCTGACCTCTCACCCTCCCA
Protein-coding regions in this window:
- a CDS encoding NAD(P)/FAD-dependent oxidoreductase, whose product is MSEVLVVGGGPVGLAAAIEARLEGMSVAVIEPRIGVIDKACGESLLPGALPMLQRLGVEPQGQALRGIAFHGGPDDDPWRVEHRFERGVAVGLRRTVLHALLTNRAEELGIVRGYGRLQGLTQDDYAVTAFTDLGETIRAKWLLGCDGLRSATARLAGLTDSSRRRVERFGVRRHFRVEPWSDLIEVHYGPDAEVTVVPVSPDLVDVTVLGPRGIGYNAAVRATPALGEQLGDAEAVTEPRGAGPFPQRTTARTAGRVLLAGDASGYVDALTTEGLRVGFAQARAAIAAIRRGRPSDYEREWHRVTRPVNIITASLVGLGSSGLRSGIVPTAVRAPRVFGAVMERLAR
- the nhaA gene encoding Na+/H+ antiporter NhaA: MSQGQHRTLFGFGRYSEAVRITEILRKETVGGAILVAAALVAIVWANSPWADAYFALRDFRIGYAPWHLELSIGHWASDGLLAIFFFLVGLELKREFVAGDLRKPVTALVPVAAAIGGVVVPALIYVGINWGNPLAMRGWATPTATDIAFAVAVLAIIGSGLPTALRIFLLTLAVVDDLIAIVIIAVFYTTEIQLTPLLIALVPLAVYAFLAQRYRHIFGRHRASAWIILLPIGVVVWALVHASGIHATIAGVVLGFMIPVLRKNTSDNGPGLAEILEHRVRPLSAGVAVPIFAFFAAGVAIGGWEGFSNSLGDTITLGIIAGLVIGKPIGILGTTWLLSRLRGVNLDPTLRWVDLFGVSLLAGIGFTVSLLVAELSFGAGVLNDHAKVGILCASVLAALIGAVVLRSRSRHYKRLAAMEKIDEDADGIPDVYQQRGDS